One genomic segment of Chitinophaga sancti includes these proteins:
- a CDS encoding nucleotidyl transferase AbiEii/AbiGii toxin family protein, producing the protein MSLPELSDFRLVGGTALSLLRGHRESVDIDLFCDGPYGEIPFDHILEILKFNFQYVEETSPFIGLVNNRGFNLFIGSDEETAIKTDILYWDAPFLFAPIEEEGIRLAAMEDIAAMKLDTISRGGRKKDFWDLSEILETYRFPDLLDVYKKKYPWFEIEDVLKGLSDFTVADQMPDPICYKEKDWEGIKDEVRRLTV; encoded by the coding sequence ATGAGCTTACCTGAACTATCTGATTTTAGATTGGTTGGGGGAACAGCTCTTAGTTTGTTAAGAGGACACAGAGAGTCTGTGGACATAGATCTGTTTTGTGATGGCCCTTATGGAGAGATTCCGTTTGATCATATATTAGAGATACTAAAATTTAACTTTCAATATGTAGAGGAGACTAGTCCGTTTATTGGGTTGGTTAATAACCGTGGATTTAATCTGTTTATTGGAAGTGATGAAGAAACCGCTATTAAGACAGATATTCTGTATTGGGATGCACCATTTTTGTTTGCTCCTATAGAAGAAGAGGGAATTAGATTGGCTGCTATGGAAGATATTGCAGCAATGAAGCTGGATACGATTTCAAGAGGTGGTCGTAAGAAGGATTTCTGGGATCTGTCGGAGATTCTTGAAACGTATAGATTTCCCGATTTATTAGACGTTTATAAGAAAAAGTATCCATGGTTTGAGATTGAAGATGTGCTTAAGGGGCTTTCTGATTTTACAGTTGCAGATCAGATGCCTGATCCTATCTGTTATAAGGAAAAGGATTGGGAGGGAATTAAGGACGAGGTTCGACGACTTACAGTTTGA
- a CDS encoding DUF6922 domain-containing protein: MQTNPDIAKPVLSRRAFWDVDLKRLDFDRYPEFTVVRAMERGTSNDIREVIRYYGRDKVQAILTNSQSLLPRAQVISRRLFHLHNSDYKCSTGIQRAKNYSMF; this comes from the coding sequence GTGCAAACGAATCCTGACATAGCGAAACCAGTATTATCCCGAAGAGCTTTCTGGGATGTGGATCTGAAGCGATTAGACTTTGATCGTTATCCAGAATTTACTGTTGTCAGAGCAATGGAACGGGGAACCTCAAATGATATACGGGAAGTTATTCGCTATTATGGCAGGGATAAAGTACAAGCAATTCTTACTAATTCTCAAAGCCTTTTGCCACGGGCACAAGTTATTTCACGCAGACTTTTCCACCTTCACAATAGTGATTATAAATGCTCTACCGGAATACAACGAGCGAAGAACTATTCAATGTTTTAA
- a CDS encoding ArnT family glycosyltransferase: MSDNFSEKKISWWIIGLLIFMHMTGLSVTIMEPDGALYAGIAKYMVQHHDYLNLFADGQEWLDKPHFPFWMMAFSYQIFGINTFAYKLPAFLFLMMGVYFTYRFAFDLYGEKVARWSVCILLTAEHLVISSTDVRAEPYLTGLIIGAVYFLYKRRLLLGALFTACAVMTKGPFALVPVGCAIAGQYIFTKQWKELFHYRWLIVGVLVLVFITPELDALYTQFDAHPEKVVFGRTGVSGIRFFFWDSQFGRFMNTGPIKGSGDPSFFFHTVLWAFLPWSVMLYAAVIQFIRKRKVAVEFYCISGALSTFVLFSLSKFQLPHYLNIIFPFFAILTAQYILSLNKPKFFVITQKVIISIMAVAIVGLWALYRPQINWVFVGLIAAVVVVFFIVKVEKVFFRTCLMSVILNLFLNGMFYPDVLGYQSGSSAAFYANEHLRGGAVLLYKANSYAFNFYLDAPVLRSDTLLQPPVLVYTTRDQVDSLKVQGHVCEVVKSFSHFPVTKLDGEFVNFSTRKGAVGERLLVLVK; the protein is encoded by the coding sequence ATGTCTGATAACTTCTCTGAGAAGAAGATAAGCTGGTGGATCATTGGCCTGCTTATCTTCATGCATATGACAGGATTGTCTGTTACAATTATGGAGCCCGATGGTGCATTGTATGCTGGTATAGCGAAGTATATGGTGCAGCATCATGATTATCTGAATTTATTTGCGGATGGTCAGGAGTGGCTGGACAAACCTCACTTTCCTTTCTGGATGATGGCTTTTAGCTACCAGATTTTCGGGATTAACACATTTGCTTACAAGTTGCCAGCCTTCCTCTTTTTGATGATGGGGGTGTACTTTACGTATCGTTTTGCCTTTGATCTTTATGGGGAGAAGGTGGCGCGGTGGTCGGTATGTATATTACTGACGGCGGAGCACCTGGTAATATCCAGTACGGATGTACGGGCGGAGCCATATCTGACTGGTTTGATCATAGGTGCTGTTTACTTTTTATATAAGCGCCGGTTGTTGCTGGGGGCATTGTTTACAGCATGTGCGGTGATGACCAAGGGCCCGTTTGCGTTAGTGCCGGTGGGGTGTGCGATAGCTGGACAGTATATATTTACGAAGCAGTGGAAAGAGTTGTTTCATTACCGGTGGTTGATAGTGGGGGTGTTGGTATTGGTGTTTATTACGCCGGAGTTGGATGCGTTGTATACACAGTTTGATGCACATCCGGAGAAGGTGGTGTTTGGGCGAACAGGGGTGTCTGGTATTCGGTTCTTCTTTTGGGATAGTCAGTTTGGACGGTTTATGAATACGGGGCCTATTAAAGGTTCGGGTGATCCTTCGTTCTTTTTTCATACGGTGTTGTGGGCGTTTTTGCCGTGGTCGGTAATGTTGTATGCGGCGGTGATACAGTTTATCAGGAAGCGGAAGGTAGCAGTGGAGTTTTATTGTATCAGCGGGGCGTTGTCAACGTTTGTATTGTTTAGTTTGTCGAAGTTTCAGTTGCCGCATTATCTGAATATCATTTTTCCGTTTTTCGCGATACTCACGGCGCAGTATATACTTTCGCTAAATAAGCCGAAATTTTTCGTGATTACGCAAAAGGTGATTATTAGTATAATGGCGGTAGCGATAGTGGGATTATGGGCTTTATATCGGCCTCAGATTAATTGGGTTTTTGTAGGGTTGATAGCGGCAGTGGTAGTGGTGTTTTTTATAGTGAAGGTGGAGAAGGTATTTTTCAGGACGTGTTTGATGTCGGTGATATTGAATTTGTTTTTGAATGGGATGTTTTATCCGGATGTGTTGGGGTATCAGAGTGGGAGTTCGGCGGCCTTTTATGCGAATGAGCATTTGCGTGGAGGGGCGGTGTTGTTGTATAAGGCGAATTCTTATGCGTTTAATTTTTATCTGGATGCGCCGGTGTTAAGGTCGGATACGTTGTTGCAGCCGCCGGTGTTGGTGTATACGACGAGGGACCAGGTAGATTCGTTAAAGGTGCAGGGGCATGTGTGTGAAGTAGTGAAGTCATTTTCGCATTTTCCGGTGACGAAGCTGGATGGGGAGTTTGTGAATTTTTCAACGCGGAAAGGGGCTGTGGGAGAGCGTTTGTTGGTTTTGGTAAAATAA
- a CDS encoding Rieske (2Fe-2S) protein: MAKTYTWHRFADPGIGEKDLTILEVEGKKISFTRYEGALYAFAYKCPHASGVMADGWVDEDGNVVCPLHRYRFSVKNGRNTSGEGYFLKTYPIEKREDGWYLGMEKSGLFGW, translated from the coding sequence ATGGCGAAGACGTATACATGGCATCGTTTTGCCGATCCGGGGATTGGCGAGAAGGACCTGACCATACTGGAGGTAGAGGGGAAAAAGATTTCTTTTACCAGGTATGAAGGGGCTTTGTATGCGTTTGCGTATAAGTGTCCGCATGCCAGTGGGGTGATGGCGGATGGCTGGGTCGATGAGGATGGGAATGTGGTATGTCCGCTGCACAGGTATCGGTTTAGTGTGAAGAATGGGCGGAATACCAGTGGGGAAGGGTATTTTTTGAAGACATATCCGATTGAAAAGCGGGAGGATGGGTGGTATTTGGGGATGGAGAAGTCGGGGTTGTTTGGATGGTAG
- the hflX gene encoding GTPase HflX, which produces MLKLLQTLIEKKQIVEQEERVVIVGLIHKEQQNERQVQEYLDELVFLAETAGATTVKRFTQKLQHPDRATFVGKGKLEEIRDFVQGRNINLVIFDDELTGSQISNIQDVLKIKVIDRSDLILDIFARRARTAQAKVQVELAQYQYILPRLRGMWSHLERQGGGIGSRGPGETEIETDRRIVKDKISLLRKRLLEIDKQSLTQRKDRGEFIRVALVGYTNVGKSTIMNTLAKSEVFAENKLFATLDTTTRKVVFEQTPFLLSDTVGFIRKLPHHLVESFKSTLDEVRESDILLHVVDISHPQYEDQVEVVNRTLQELKAFDKPTIMIFNKMDLYEKNTFDKWLADDVKQDILAQLKSDWETRTQGNCVFISALERQNIDELRKTIMDKVAQLYRERYPYKTEFFY; this is translated from the coding sequence TTGCTAAAATTATTACAGACATTGATTGAGAAAAAACAAATTGTTGAGCAGGAAGAGCGGGTGGTAATCGTGGGGTTGATACATAAGGAGCAGCAAAACGAGCGTCAGGTACAGGAGTACCTGGATGAGCTGGTGTTCCTGGCAGAGACGGCCGGCGCTACGACTGTAAAAAGGTTTACCCAAAAACTGCAACATCCTGACAGAGCAACTTTCGTAGGGAAGGGAAAGCTGGAAGAAATAAGAGACTTTGTACAGGGGAGAAATATCAACCTGGTCATCTTTGATGATGAACTGACTGGTTCCCAGATATCTAATATACAGGATGTATTGAAAATTAAGGTGATTGACCGAAGTGACCTGATCCTGGATATCTTCGCCCGCAGGGCTCGTACCGCACAGGCCAAGGTGCAGGTAGAACTGGCTCAGTACCAGTACATACTGCCAAGACTGAGAGGTATGTGGAGTCACCTGGAAAGACAGGGAGGTGGTATTGGTAGCCGTGGTCCGGGTGAAACGGAAATTGAAACGGACCGTCGTATAGTAAAGGATAAGATCTCTCTGTTGAGGAAAAGGTTATTGGAGATTGATAAACAATCACTTACACAACGTAAGGACCGTGGAGAATTTATTCGGGTGGCACTGGTGGGATATACCAACGTAGGTAAGAGCACCATAATGAACACGCTGGCTAAGAGTGAGGTATTTGCAGAAAATAAGCTGTTTGCTACGCTGGATACGACTACCCGTAAGGTAGTGTTTGAACAGACGCCTTTCCTGCTGAGTGATACGGTAGGTTTTATCCGTAAACTGCCCCACCACCTGGTAGAGAGTTTTAAGTCTACCTTGGATGAGGTAAGGGAAAGCGATATCTTGTTGCATGTAGTAGACATTTCCCACCCACAGTATGAGGATCAGGTAGAGGTGGTGAACCGCACCCTGCAGGAGCTGAAAGCGTTTGACAAGCCGACCATCATGATCTTTAATAAGATGGATCTGTACGAGAAGAATACTTTCGACAAGTGGCTGGCGGATGATGTGAAGCAGGATATACTTGCACAGTTGAAAAGCGATTGGGAAACCAGGACACAGGGGAATTGTGTGTTCATTTCTGCGTTGGAACGTCAGAACATCGATGAGTTGCGAAAGACGATCATGGATAAGGTGGCACAGCTGTATAGGGAGCGTTATCCTTATAAAACAGAATTCTTTTATTAA
- a CDS encoding S9 family peptidase — MHKPLLLTSLFITTMAMAQEKMTPERLWQLGRVSGESVTTDGKSVIFSVSNYNIAENKSEKNLWSIPVTGGAAKQLTASPGGEGDVSTLPGNKIGYSLKGQWWEMNADGSGATQKTQGEDALSNIRISPDGKYILFSKEVKLQKVSGADHYPDLPKSNVQIYDNLNYRHWDTWEDGNFQHVFYATYDDGKIGTPVDIMPNEPYDCPTMPFGGAEDMIWSPDSKSIIYVTKKKVGKEYALSTNTDIYEYNLADKTTKNLSEANKGYDVSPAFSPDGKSLAWLSMAHDGYESDKNDITILDRSTGTKTNLTKDWDNTVASFHWSKDGKQLFFLAVIKGTEQLHELTLASKAIRQVTTGDFDISDIVGQAGNTLVVARTDMNHAAELFTVALPKGTISPLTTVNKAIYDNTAMCKIEKRWTKTTDGKDMLSWVIYPPNFDPNKKYPTLLYCQGGPQSAVSQFYSFRWNFQLMASQGYIIVAPNRRGMPGHGVEWNASISKDWGGQPIRDYLSAIDDVSKEAYVDKNRLGAVGASYGGYSVYMLAGVHENRFKTFIAHDGLFDLKSWYGTTEELFFANWDIGAYFDPANTNAYKQFNPSEYANKWNTPILIIQGGVDFRVPIEQGLQAFQLAQLKGIKSKLLYFPEENHWVLKAQNAMVWQREFFKWLTETL, encoded by the coding sequence ATGCATAAACCTCTTTTGTTAACATCACTATTCATCACAACTATGGCAATGGCCCAGGAGAAAATGACACCTGAACGGCTCTGGCAACTGGGCAGAGTGAGCGGGGAATCGGTTACAACAGATGGAAAGTCTGTAATTTTTAGCGTGTCTAACTATAATATCGCTGAAAACAAAAGTGAAAAGAACCTCTGGTCCATCCCTGTGACCGGTGGCGCTGCCAAACAGCTCACCGCCTCCCCCGGAGGCGAAGGAGACGTAAGTACCCTGCCTGGCAACAAAATCGGCTACTCCCTCAAAGGACAATGGTGGGAAATGAACGCCGATGGCAGTGGCGCTACCCAAAAAACACAGGGAGAGGACGCACTGTCCAACATCCGCATCTCTCCCGATGGCAAATACATCCTCTTTTCTAAAGAAGTAAAACTCCAGAAAGTAAGCGGTGCTGACCACTATCCTGACCTGCCAAAATCCAATGTGCAGATCTACGATAACCTGAACTACCGCCACTGGGATACCTGGGAAGACGGCAACTTCCAGCACGTTTTCTACGCCACTTACGATGATGGCAAAATCGGTACCCCTGTCGATATCATGCCGAACGAACCCTACGATTGTCCGACCATGCCATTCGGTGGTGCAGAAGATATGATCTGGAGCCCTGACAGCAAAAGCATCATTTATGTCACTAAAAAGAAGGTAGGCAAGGAATATGCCCTCAGCACCAACACCGACATTTACGAATACAACCTCGCTGACAAAACCACTAAAAACCTCTCTGAAGCTAATAAAGGGTACGATGTGAGCCCGGCTTTCAGCCCTGACGGCAAATCCCTCGCATGGCTCTCTATGGCCCACGATGGTTACGAATCCGACAAAAACGACATCACTATCCTGGATCGCAGCACCGGCACCAAAACCAATCTGACCAAAGACTGGGACAACACCGTCGCTTCTTTCCACTGGAGCAAAGATGGCAAACAACTCTTCTTCCTCGCAGTGATCAAAGGCACTGAACAGCTGCACGAACTCACCCTGGCTTCAAAAGCGATCCGCCAGGTTACCACTGGCGACTTCGACATCTCCGACATCGTAGGTCAGGCTGGCAATACCCTGGTAGTAGCCCGCACAGATATGAACCATGCCGCAGAACTCTTTACCGTAGCCCTGCCAAAAGGTACCATCTCTCCGCTCACCACCGTGAACAAAGCCATCTATGACAACACTGCCATGTGTAAAATAGAAAAACGCTGGACCAAAACTACCGATGGCAAGGATATGCTGAGCTGGGTGATCTATCCGCCTAACTTCGATCCAAACAAGAAATATCCAACCCTGCTGTATTGCCAGGGTGGCCCCCAGTCGGCTGTATCACAATTCTATTCTTTCCGCTGGAACTTTCAGCTCATGGCATCTCAAGGCTATATCATCGTGGCACCTAACCGCCGTGGTATGCCAGGTCATGGTGTGGAATGGAATGCAAGCATCAGTAAAGACTGGGGTGGTCAGCCCATCCGCGACTACCTGAGCGCCATCGACGATGTAAGCAAAGAAGCATATGTAGACAAGAACCGACTGGGCGCCGTAGGCGCCAGCTATGGTGGTTACTCTGTATACATGCTGGCGGGTGTTCACGAAAACCGCTTCAAAACCTTTATCGCCCATGATGGTCTCTTTGATCTGAAAAGCTGGTATGGCACTACCGAAGAACTGTTCTTCGCCAACTGGGATATCGGCGCTTACTTCGATCCTGCAAATACCAATGCTTACAAGCAATTCAACCCAAGTGAATACGCGAATAAGTGGAATACACCTATCCTTATTATCCAGGGTGGGGTTGACTTCCGCGTACCGATCGAACAGGGTTTACAGGCCTTCCAGCTCGCACAGCTGAAAGGGATTAAGAGCAAACTGCTCTATTTCCCCGAAGAAAACCACTGGGTGCTAAAAGCACAAAATGCCATGGTATGGCAACGTGAATTCTTCAAATGGCTCACTGAAACTTTATAA
- a CDS encoding enoyl-CoA hydratase-related protein codes for MNTINLHVQDNIATITLNRPDVYNAFNDEQSYELQDALKQVEKDPQVRAVVLTGAGKAFCSGQDLKAAMEAGDRKLSESLHKRYNPIIRAIRNMPKPVICKLNGVAAGAGCSLALACDLIIASESASMIEIFINIALVLDSGSSYFLPRTVGYHRAFELATKATKLLATEALELGLVNKVVKGEELDQAVEAEALFYANAPTKAIALLKKMLTKGMTEDLDTVLDYEAYCQEIAGKTTDNKEGIRAFIEKRKPVFTGN; via the coding sequence ATGAACACCATCAATCTCCACGTGCAAGACAATATTGCAACCATCACGCTCAATCGCCCCGATGTTTACAACGCATTTAATGATGAACAAAGCTATGAGCTGCAGGACGCCCTGAAGCAGGTAGAAAAAGATCCGCAGGTAAGAGCCGTGGTCCTTACCGGTGCCGGCAAAGCATTTTGCAGCGGACAGGACCTGAAGGCCGCCATGGAAGCCGGCGATCGTAAGCTGAGTGAATCTCTGCATAAGCGGTACAACCCTATCATCCGGGCCATCCGCAATATGCCCAAGCCCGTTATCTGCAAATTGAATGGCGTAGCCGCCGGCGCAGGATGCTCGCTGGCACTGGCCTGCGACCTGATCATTGCCAGTGAATCGGCCTCTATGATTGAAATCTTTATCAATATCGCCCTGGTGCTGGATTCCGGATCATCTTATTTCCTGCCCCGTACTGTTGGCTACCACAGAGCGTTCGAGCTGGCCACCAAAGCCACAAAACTCTTAGCCACCGAAGCCTTGGAACTGGGACTGGTCAATAAAGTAGTAAAAGGAGAGGAACTGGATCAGGCTGTTGAGGCAGAAGCATTGTTTTATGCCAATGCACCTACCAAAGCCATTGCACTATTAAAGAAAATGCTGACCAAAGGAATGACTGAAGACCTGGATACCGTATTGGATTACGAAGCATACTGCCAGGAAATCGCCGGTAAAACTACCGACAATAAAGAGGGAATCAGGGCATTCATCGAGAAAAGAAAACCTGTCTTCACAGGTAATTAA
- a CDS encoding outer membrane beta-barrel protein — protein MKKIFFTLGLLGVSFGIFAQDNTPSTIVSTKAKTGNKHSKDFLVIELGYVGLTGTGAGNLDTKFNRTINVALMYDIQLPGSNMSIAPGLGIGSDNYIFNGMTLDITNTSVPSKTSTDAYKKSKLSTTYLEIPLELRFRQVPDNANKGFKGAIGLKAGYLLNAHTRTVGSSSGFKVIEKEGSTYWFNTFRLVGTARVGYGNFAIFGTYALNGMFKDNSSYSVNAYSFGISLSGL, from the coding sequence ATGAAGAAAATATTCTTTACGCTTGGTTTACTGGGCGTTTCTTTCGGAATTTTTGCCCAGGATAACACGCCTAGCACTATCGTTTCGACAAAAGCAAAGACGGGCAATAAGCATTCCAAGGATTTCCTGGTGATCGAATTGGGGTATGTTGGCCTGACTGGTACAGGTGCTGGTAACCTCGATACCAAGTTTAACCGGACGATTAATGTTGCCCTGATGTACGACATTCAGCTGCCAGGAAGTAATATGAGCATTGCGCCGGGTTTAGGAATAGGGTCTGACAACTATATTTTTAACGGCATGACGCTGGACATCACGAATACGAGTGTTCCGTCCAAAACCTCTACAGATGCGTATAAGAAATCAAAATTGAGTACTACTTACCTGGAGATCCCTTTGGAACTGCGTTTCCGTCAGGTACCAGACAATGCTAACAAAGGTTTCAAGGGTGCGATTGGTCTGAAAGCGGGTTACCTGCTGAATGCCCATACCCGTACAGTTGGTAGCAGCAGTGGGTTTAAAGTTATTGAAAAAGAAGGCAGTACATACTGGTTTAATACCTTCCGTTTGGTAGGTACAGCAAGAGTAGGTTATGGCAACTTTGCTATATTTGGTACTTATGCGCTGAATGGAATGTTTAAAGATAACAGCTCATATTCAGTAAACGCTTATTCCTTTGGTATCAGCTTGAGCGGCCTCTAG
- a CDS encoding tetratricopeptide repeat protein, with amino-acid sequence MIENAPNEQEEQECPDACFQCNSPDYEPGYTVRLCKTCRKRFSRYPLKKNILLGAIGLGILFAFSLYRFQDHFKAAISYEKGITYADNRDFVSAENEFQSILKNYPQNDASKVHLLTAYFYNNKLGAADSIRNELEKNPSLRYKEDLTEEVATFKDLWDKTQAQNPDMVIAGEYLDINRLPEADSLLRKLVHANPTNWTASLLLSKCLRQEQKYTEALSICDRMLSYNHQLPAALAEKAILLKTAK; translated from the coding sequence ATGATCGAGAATGCCCCCAACGAACAGGAGGAACAGGAATGCCCTGATGCCTGCTTTCAATGTAATAGCCCGGATTATGAACCCGGCTATACCGTCAGGTTATGTAAAACATGCCGAAAACGATTTAGCCGCTACCCGTTAAAGAAAAATATCTTGCTGGGAGCCATCGGGTTAGGCATCCTCTTCGCCTTTTCTCTATACAGGTTCCAGGATCACTTTAAGGCCGCTATCTCTTACGAGAAAGGAATCACTTATGCTGATAACCGGGATTTTGTGTCTGCCGAAAATGAATTTCAATCCATACTTAAGAACTACCCACAGAACGATGCTTCCAAAGTGCATCTGCTCACTGCTTATTTTTACAATAATAAATTGGGAGCGGCTGATTCGATAAGAAATGAATTAGAAAAAAATCCATCTCTCAGGTATAAAGAGGACCTGACAGAAGAAGTAGCCACTTTCAAAGACCTGTGGGATAAAACCCAGGCTCAAAACCCGGACATGGTCATTGCCGGGGAATACCTCGACATAAACCGTCTGCCAGAAGCAGATAGTTTATTAAGAAAACTCGTTCATGCTAATCCTACCAACTGGACCGCATCTCTGCTCCTCTCTAAATGTCTGAGACAGGAACAAAAATACACAGAAGCGCTATCCATATGTGATCGCATGCTATCCTATAATCATCAACTTCCAGCTGCGCTCGCAGAAAAAGCGATCCTGCTGAAAACAGCAAAATAA
- a CDS encoding metalloprotease family protein, producing MIFVPGIYIMLITFPGVVVHEFAHQLFCRIFGVAIFEVKYFQMANPAGYVKHEPVRNPIHQLFICIGPFIINTLLGLAIAFPAAVPVFILGEGNFLDFVMLYFGFSIAMHAFPSTTDAKVLWDTIWHGENIPLWLKILTVPIVALIYLGAAGSMFMLNLLYGMGIAFGLPVLIMKFLANYY from the coding sequence ATGATCTTTGTACCCGGTATTTATATCATGCTCATCACCTTCCCAGGTGTAGTAGTTCATGAATTCGCGCACCAGTTATTCTGCCGGATCTTCGGCGTTGCAATATTTGAAGTAAAATATTTCCAGATGGCTAACCCCGCCGGCTATGTAAAACATGAACCGGTACGTAATCCTATTCACCAGCTGTTCATCTGCATCGGACCATTTATTATCAATACCCTACTGGGACTGGCTATCGCCTTTCCTGCAGCTGTACCCGTATTTATTCTTGGTGAAGGGAACTTCCTGGATTTTGTCATGCTGTACTTTGGGTTCTCTATCGCTATGCATGCCTTTCCCAGCACCACAGATGCCAAAGTGCTGTGGGACACCATCTGGCATGGAGAAAATATCCCCTTATGGCTCAAAATCCTCACCGTTCCCATCGTAGCGCTTATCTACCTGGGTGCAGCAGGATCTATGTTCATGCTGAATTTACTGTATGGAATGGGAATCGCGTTTGGCTTACCTGTGCTGATTATGAAATTCCTGGCTAATTATTACTAA